The DNA region TGAAAACAGCGCatggttattttatttaaagaacggttgttattatttgcttttaatcggatactgaccggttttgattttgcattgtAAAATACATTGCCCTCGGTGAGACATCGCAAAGCTCGGTCTGTACTTTTGACCTcaggctttgtattttacagtatAACATaaaaaccggtcagtatccattttaaaaaaagcaaataataaatttttgtaataagtttTTTAATCCCCTTTTCTGTGACGTTGTTTGGAGGTTAAAATCTAGTTTAATTTAATTCTAAAAcaacttttgttattttgtttttagtttttttttttattattattattatttttattgataaTACAAACATTCGCGAATATGTATGCATTCTCAAAATGTTTCATTCGCCAAAGTAAAACTACCAAATTCTATTGGCCAAtatagataaatgttaaaattactACGCACCTATATGGAAGAAGTATAAAAAACAGGTTTTAATCTATCCATTTTATTGGTAAAATTAGTAAACAAGCATTTGAATTATActaaatagaaagaaaaaaaatcagtgGAAAAGACAATATACAATCATTCGTACCTTTGTTTATTAGTTTATCCAGTACCATTTTACATTTCCTAATTAGAACTGTATTGTTAGATGCAATCAACGCGTATTCTTTCTTAGGATATGACGCAATAACTCTTAGTTCTCTGATGTTATTATTATTCGACATTCCGATTGCAATAACTGAGACATTCATGGCTTGCATCAAAGTAGACACTTTTCGTGCCAAGTAAGACCCACTGTCGTGATATGAACCGTGCAATAATCCACCTGTTATGGCGATTACAATTTTAGTGCTTGAATGTGAAGTTGCCAACATAGCTTTTGCTGCGTTTAACGCATGCGATAAGTATCGCCAATTTCGAGCACGGCCAATTTTCTTCAAACTAACTGGAAATTGATCACGTTGGTCTGTTAAACGATGAAGGATATGTATCCAGCTGTTATAAGCGATAAGCCCAAACTTCACGTCGCTTGTGTTTTTATACACACTATAAATGTGTTGCAAAAAATCAATGgcctttctttttttgtgtcGAATGAAATTGTAAGAGGAATCTACCACAAAAACAATGTCGGTTGCTGAAAAAAAGATGAGAATATAAAGTGTATGTGGACCGTGCAAGAACTCTGCGAGTAAGTCAGCTAATTTGAAAAAGTTGCACAAAAAAAATCGaaatgaagaaaatattatCAAAAACAGCAAGTTCTGTAGCTCTGTGGATCTAACGCACACATGTGCGTTGGATCCACAGAACTACAAAAAATTTACATTCCATGCGACTTAAAATTCTGCAAGTATTTATCAACATAACATTTAGAGCAAAAAGATTAATGTCGAACGAGAACATATCAGATTTGATGGGTGTGTCTCTTTTTGGGGAAATTAGTAGCTTAATTTAATTACGCTAAGGGAACTAAAGAGGCGTTAGTGTATGCTTTTTTTATCTAACTCAAAGAGTACTCAAAAATCTGCTTGTGACAAAAGAATGACGTAGGGAGAGAAAACCATTTCCGGGACCAAAATActtgttacaagctcgtgagcttgtattaaaacgcaaatgtgtcctacaagaatggaaatttttgcctctctgagcaccgacacgggagtcgtcgtgtgttcgaatctcatcttggtaactatttttactttttttttttttttttcttttttaaaaagataagacaagtgttcaaaacacttgtttaactaactagtaaataaaggtgtttccaccaaactttttaaaagtgaatgtaggcagaattaactgaattaatgaatttcgcaaattttggggtttgtgggtttgtggtctttcttcttcctgttcGAAATAGAGAGGAGTTCAAAACACAGCATGTTCAAGATATAGAGATTCCACACATAGCAAATCGTAAAATTTTACAGACACTAGAATGTAAATGTTACCTCTTTTATAACAATCTGTTTTCTTGGTCGAACTGGTATCCTTAGTAATTTCACCATTAGCACATTTGATGCAAAAAGCCATCCCAGAATGCGGTTGGAATTCACCACGTGGGCATGGTCGACACAAAGGTCCATAAGTACCAATCGGGCATTGTGCTACAAAAAAAGGGTGAAGAAAAAATTGGGATGTTAGTTATATTTTAGGTGTTTTAGTTAGAAAGCTTTAGTATTGTCTTATAGAATTAATTTCTGTTATGCAGGTTATAAACTAAACAAGCTGCAACTACAGACATCTACAttaaacaaagtaaaatttGTTCCTAGAATATCATAGCTCTGGCACACTGACTAGTGTGGTCTATTATGGCGAACtcaattttcatttaatttcaatAACCCTGAACACTGATAAtaagtttttaattattatatttttgtagtaaaatttaaatatttaataatattaaatattagATCGCGAAGGTTTGTGCTTTTAAGGTATAttcaaaaacatattaaaagagCAACTTACCACACAAAAAACCATTGTCTTGTAATTGATAACCAGAGGAGCATATATTGAATTTGTATTGATAAGATACGCTATTGTTATCAACTTTCAATACGCTACCATCATCACTTATAAGTGTTTGATTAAGAAATACTTTCGTCACGAAAACTGCGGCAGCATTTGCAATATCTTGACGTGACTTCGAAGTTTGATCTAATAATTCTTCGTAGTTGCCCTCCGATTTCGTCAGTTCAGGGTCGGAGCTAATATTCAGACTGATTTTCCCAGAAAGGGTGTTATATCGCAAGCCAACCTCTAAGTTGGAAGTAGATCTGATTTCCTTGACAAGATTTGAGAATATTATGTTTGATGCCATTGAGCGTGCAGATACTGTTATAACCAGATTTTGCCGAGCAGGAACAGTTTTAAGAATGTCCAGCCTTACTTTTTCACTTTCATCCTTCCCGTACTCATTCTTAGCTCTGCAGTAATAGTGACCAGCATGTTTTTTATCGGAAGATTTCACAATGAGCAATGGTTCGTTTTcaccttttaaaatttcatattcTTTATCGCGAAAACTTTTAAAGTACCATTCAATGGTTGGTTTTGGAAAGCCTGATGCATTGCATAAAAATATTGGTTCAATACCACCAATAGgaggaagaaaataattattattctTTGGTTTAGTAATAATTTCAGGTATAGTATAAACACGTAACAGAATTCCATTGCTGACTGCTTCACCAGTCATTGAAGATACGACGCAAGAATAAACAGCACTGTCTTCCTCGAGAGAGCTTTTAAATGTTAATAGACTGCTTGTTTCACCATCAAGGATTTTGCTCTGTTTCATCCACTTGAATCTGATTGGAAGAGCGCTAATGACATCGCAATGCAAGGAAACATAATCGCCAGCCAATACTTTAACGCTGTCAGGAGTAGGTTTTATGAAAGGTTTATCAGCACAGTGTAGAGAAGATGTGTTAATTTGACTAATTATCCCAGAGAGTTCGTCAGTTTTGCTTTGTAGATGTTTAAAATCAGAGAGGTCAGATGATAATGTTTCCTCCAGTAAGATTCCTGATGTATTTATCAAACGGGTAAAAGAATCTTTAGGAGAGCTTATTATGGTCGCCAAATTAACTAAGGTATCAAACGCAAGCTCTGTGCAATCCTTGAAATTGAAACATGTGTTAAAACTTCCTGTAGTAATGTCCATTTTCTTTTCGATTTCTTCCAGTATGCTAAATGAGAATCTTTTTTGAAAGAAACTTTCTACTCTGATTTCAATGGAATTCAATAATTCTTTTTGTGCTAAGCTAACAACGTTATTGGAAAACGATGATTTGGGAATAATCGTTAATCTTTGTGACGGAATACTTTTTCTTTCCTCAATGATGGCCTGTATTGATTTCACCGTTTGGCTTAAGAAATCTAATGTATTTCTCAAAGTCAAGCAAGATTTTTGAACAGCAGAAGCATTTGCGTTGATGTCTGCGTTCCAAGAAGTGAATGGTAAATCAAGAACTCGACCAGGTTTAATTACTCCCACATCTCTTctttttctgctttttcttACGTTGATTTTTTTGCAAAGAGACTCAACTAAGATCTTTCTTCCGATAGATTCCACTGACAATCTTTCATTGTTTAGATCAAATATAGACTGTATTATTAATGCTGCATTTGATTTTATATTTATCACTTTTAAACGGAGTTCAACAATTGCATCTTTTGGCGAGCCGACGTCAAAATTCATTTCCTTAATCTTTAATACATCTTgtaatcttttattatttttgtattgatttGATAAACATAAGTCTGTTCTTAAAATGTCTTTTATGTTTAGTAACGTCTCGTTTGCAAATTTAGAACGTTGCATTAAATTTGCGAGTTGATAGGAGGTAATGTTTATTTTATGCTCGTAGAACAATTTGTCCACTCTTTGTTTCTCTGCTTCTATCTGTGCCAATTCCAGCTTATTTTGCAACTCTTGAATGGAGGAAAATAAGTCTGTGTAGAACTTAGGGATATGGATGGAACTTGATAGAAAAAGTTTGCGTTTTTTCTCacaattaagattaaaagtaaCGCAGGAAGGTTTTGTAATTTTAGCAGcacattcatttattttacaattGCATTCCCTGGGGACACTAAAACCTGTTTGGACACTTTTAGTCACATAGAAGCAATCCGACACTGgtctttttattgttttgatttCCATTTTTGTAAGGGTGCAAGGTTCCTGGACAACATAACGCCTCGTAACAACTTCATATGATTTATCGCAAGAAGAAAATAATCCTCCTATTAAGCCAATAATTCCACCCACAACAGCACCAAGTGGTCCAGCAATCATTGCACCTACCGAAGTCCCAACAGCTACCAAACTTGTCTCAAGTTGTTGCCTTTGCTGTGCCTGTACAGCAGGATCTGGAGGACATGTCCCGGTGTATACCGGTATGAAAGCATACCGTGTTAGGCTACAACTACTTTCAAACGATACCAACCTACTGGTCTTGAtttcttgttttctttgtttgcattttaatgtgttgatgttttgttgAATTGTGTCCTGACAGATGTCGCATTGTGGCATCATTATACAaacattttgacattttttccaCCTACAGACCTTTTCAACGTTCTTTTCTATAAATTGATTAAGTTCCGGATGATTTGTTAGGTAAGATCCTATTAAAGTTTGGTTTTTGTGTAACTCTAATTGAATTTGAGAAAGTACCTTTTGAGCAAGTCTAAATGATCTGGAAGACACATGCAGGTTATTTCTAATAAtttcttcatcttttttttctttgagaaGTTTGTAAGATAACTTATCGGCATGCACTTTTAACTTTTCCATTCGACTAAATGTTTTGGTTGCAATGCTTTCAAGATACTTTTCTGTGATTGACGTCATGCCTGAAGTCTTATAGCTTGACCCATGCATGCTGGCGAACAAATTCTTCCATGTTGCTTTCTCAATGGATACCATCCCTGTAATACTGAAAGAATCGAGTGACCCCACACTAACGTTCTTAATTTCATACTTCACTGCAGAATTATCAATTTGAAATTTCAGATCGTAATTGTTCCCAAATAACTTGACAGATGCTTTTAATGTTCCAGAAAAGTTATTGCTGTTTTGATCAATTTCTAGGATCATCTCATCATTTCTTTGCATTGCCAACGTACTTGAAATCTGTTCATTGGATCTGAGTTTCACTTGAATGTACAATTTACGACTTTTTAGAAATCTATGATTGCATTTGTGGCAGTTGGAAGAAATGTAATTAAATATAGTTATGTCggctttttttaaacataacttGTGAACACAAAACTTTCCAAAGTAACTTAACCTCGATCCTTGATCAACAGTGTTAATATTTGACGTCAACACTTTTAATTTAATGTTCTCAATTTGACTTATTCGAAGCAACAAGTTCTTCACATACCTTTTGACTGGTTTACCTTGTGGAATTCTCTTTTGTAGAGAATTCAAGGCAGCTTTAAGATCTACTACACtgtcttttaaaacttttagttcgCTAACTGCATTCTGgtaaataacattccttttctTTAATAAACCATGCAGATctttaagttttttattaagtgaggaaaagtaataatttaaaatatcttcatCCTTAGGAAGTAGCGATGCAATTTGGCTTTTGATACCAGCTACCATACTGGGTAAAGTCACTGTAAGCAGTCGAAGCTGTAAATTAACTTGCCGCTTATTGCTAATACCCATAACTAGTCCGCCATTTACATTATAGGGTAAGTAGATGAGGAACTTTTCGTCATCTGGTAAAAACCGGAACGTTGCATCTTCATACTTGAAACTACTCGATGTACCCTTAACATAAGCAAACAAGCCTTTATTTTTACATAATGGACATGACTCGGTACCACCAACATCACCAAATATTTCCCCTCCTGTTGTAACGCCTGATAAAATAAGATTACTGTTGAGCAACGGGAAGTTCATTTCATACGTGAGATTTCCTTGAAATGCATAACGTATTTGGTCATCAAATTTTGTGACAATTATCTAGAAGAACAAAATGTTTTAGTATTTTTACTAACAAAAGAATGGTATTGCCTTTTGAGAACATGTACCCAGCTAATAATTACTAGATTTTGAGTTAATCATTCCATCATTTTATCCCAAATGAATGAATTGGATAtattcaaaatgtaaaaaaaaatacatatttaaatatttgacTGTTTAAGTTCGAAAAATCAGACGTTTGATTATGCACATTACCTTGTCGAAGTTACCATGCTCAATGTAAAAATTTCCAATCATTCTTAACTTCGCCGAGACTGTTGTTATACcacctttcattctcaatgtgATACCACTCTTTACGCAATTATTTCTTGACATAGGTATTAAGTTAAATTCCAAACATTTCTCTGGCTTAAGAATTGAAAAACCCTTTACTGTTAGTCTTATGTTTTGCAGACTGACATCCGCAAGATTGTCAGTAAAATCGAGCGAGGCGCTATTTGGTAAATTTACATGAACTACCTTTCGACATAGATCTACTGCAATACAATATTCTTTTCCTGTTTGACCTAACTGCTTATATATAGTTGATATTTGAAAGATTAACGGCATTGTTGGTTGGTAGACAATGTAAGCATTTCTGGCAAGTAATGGTAGGCCAACGCAAGAAGGCAATTCCTTGATCTTGGAGCCGAGACCAAAAGTTGATTTGAGATTCTCAACAGATATGAATTGACCGACGCCAGGCTTAATGTCTAACCATAACGGCATATATTTTGATAAAGTTTGTAGAAAAATGATCTGAAAATAATTATTGTCAACTAAATAATCcatattgttttcattttgttcaATCCCATTGCAGGTATTGCAAGATTCTTTAATActtcttgattttaaaaattttaacatttctgTCTTTGGATCAGCCCAGCGTTGTTTGTATAGATTGTTGAAGGTCCCTTCGTGCAAGCCAACAAAGGATAAGGGAAAATCTGCATGACTTCCTGCAACAGTAACAAACCCGTGTGTTCCTCTAAACCAGGAACATGTTGATTTAAAGTAGATAGCTTTATACCTCTTACAAGCTGTGATAGGGTTAACAATTTGACAGCTTTCATGTAAGAAATTTTTAGTGATTTTAACTACCTTTCCTGGTACTTGTGGTGGCGTTACAAAGACTTTGCTTGGTTGGAGTTCTCGAAATGACTTTGCGTTTTTACCGAATATTTTATACTGTACCAACAACTGTCCAAGTCTTTTTGGAGTAATAGTAAAGCTAGCTTGAGTTGACGGAGAGTAAATGTATAAATCTTCTGGTGCGAATGTCACATCATTAGGATTTGCAGTAAATGGATGGATGGAGATATAATCATCAGGTTTTGCTGTTACAATTATTTCCATTGACGATTGGTTTACAGTTAAATAGGAATAcgctaatatttttattattccctcATCGCATTTTTTCCCAGCATACCCAGTTTTTTTGCAATCACAAATGAAGGATGTCTTTTCTTTGATGCACTTTCCTCTGTGCTGACAAGGATTAGGGACACAAGGAgtgaaagctaaaaaaaataataaagaattaaACACTGACATTACGACAAATGCTTGAGTTGACCAAATATgaatttccaaaaaataaacatCCTCTTAACACCATTTTTGCTTGTCTGCTGCACAAGTCTATTAGTGGTCAGTAGATGACACCAAATGGACTGACAACACTAAATTTAAAGTATCCtggagtggggactcgaacctaAAACCTTATGGCTATAAGCCCAATGCGCTACCATTGCACCACATACCCCACATAGAAATGCACTTACAGTCACTTTACAGTTACATGTAGTCTcccattttttgaaatttatttttagatgcTACAGACACAGATATTGCTTCTtggaaaagaaataattttatagaattttccTTTGGTAGAGATACGCCTCGCAAACTTTCAAGGCACTGGACAAAAAAGATTGagataaaacaatttttaagagGGTAGAAATACGAAAGAAAGATGTTTGAACGGCATAAGTTAGAACAAAGATGCTAAGATAAAACCTCTAACACGAATAAAGCAGGATACAAGAACATCGAACCAACAAACACAAAGAATATACAAGTgtcaaaatgataatttttcttttaaaaactaattaTTAGAACTTCCAAaaataagtataaaaatatacattaaaacatgcgaaaaaaaaaaatcgaaaatttaaaaaagcgtttgaACACACAAGATATAGATTTCATTGGTATGGTTTCTAAGAgctaaattttaagattttaagaagTTCGagtcaattgcataataaactAGTGCGAATACCCGTGCTGCACACTGCGCTAAGTGCTTAACCATATCATACATCAAGGCAAAGAGCTTGCAATAGTGCACCCCTTTCAGCATAACTTAATTttctaaaacaacttttttgcaacttcaattTGAATAAAATTACAGGATATAACAAGTGTTTATCTAGCAACACTCAAACATTAAACATGTCTGTCTGACTCCTTACTTTTTATCTGGGTAGGCAAGCATAGGCTAAGCTGGAACTTCCTTTAAAATTACACTTGTGGTGTAGATGTTAAGGGAAATAATAAGGTTTGCAATGATAAGATGCACTTGTACctaattaagtgataaagaaAGATCAAAACAGCATAAGTAACTAGTTACTAAGCTAACTCAATCCCAACATTTATTAGGTAGCTTGTCATGTAATGTAAAAAAACCTACCTATACAGCTTGCATTATTCGGTGACCAGGATGTTTTTCCATTCTCTACAACACAAGAATTGAGTGAACTCCCTTTCATGTAATAACCTTTAGAACATTTTGTCAAGCAGGTTGATCCAAAGCGTTCCAAACAGGGCATAATCACTGCGCCATGAGTAGGTCCATTGAAAGATGGGCACATTTTAGCTACAATAGAAGTGGATTAAATTCGTTGAAATTGATACAAAGATGTACGCTTAGCTATATATTTATACAATTTTTCTCTCAAAAATAAAACCCTAACGTACTTAATATACCTAAAGTTCTCTAACTCTATTTTATCATTATTcgagttatttttattttttccgagAGTTTGAATTACATATATGTAAACAGCTGAAGCAGTTGAAATATACCTTATTAGTAAATAGCAGAATAACGGCTGAGTGACTAATGTTTTGTAtagcaaacaattttttttactgattttgtTTAACTGACGATTTATTTTTACCAACTAACTTTTTGTCTATTTCCTCTTTTCCCTACCTTTTTGGGGCATTAGAAATCAAATGAACCAAAAATAAGAGTATATTCgttgaatattttcattttaacattCTTAGTTGGGGattagtatacaaaaaaagaatttataacAAGATATTTTGTACATACTTTAAGTTTAATAAGCTTAAAAAGTATTTCGAAAAAAAAGCGACAAAATGTTTGAAAACTCAGTGCGTAAAAGTTGACTAAAATTATCGACGACTTTTCTTACCAATAAAgtgtttaacaaaaataaaaaatatattttcgttACCTGAACAGGTGGTATCCCCATTAGACCAGGTGCCAGAAGATTGACACGTTCGATTAGATGAACCAATCAGATTGAACCCATCGTTGCAGGTGAAATTGCACGACTTATCAGTGACGTAACCGTCGCAGGATAGTTTGCCGTTAATAGGTGCGGTTATTGTTTTACATGGAAGGGCTAAATATAGAAAATTTGTTAGAAGGTTAAGTTAGAAT from Hydractinia symbiolongicarpus strain clone_291-10 chromosome 6, HSymV2.1, whole genome shotgun sequence includes:
- the LOC130647080 gene encoding uncharacterized protein LOC130647080, producing the protein MEKAVFLTVLCACIIYLPEIIDAQLRPGGKNVCSKTVSYNGYEPRRLTRVGYRSYRKCCKRFLGICTSRCTRYRTYTVPYYQNYLIVRYRQDHYCCQGWARSGSECPLPICNPGCDKGICIRPNVCKCKSGFIGNRCQTDRNECTSSPCQQQCVNLPGTYACTCKIGFRKFVSTPQDPRCKDVNECSTRPCTCSLKTPSCRATCNNNIGSFSCSCSFGFKLLGGKVCEDINECSSSTSNQCQQICLNKPGEYTCACRAGYELDLDGHSCKDIDECATLNGGCNQLCRNMIGSYNCACRRGFRLTSNEKTCLDINECSEKRPCDNNNGVCTNSFGSYKCSCKSGFYLLPDKTTCRDINECSSKKNNGCQQKCHNAIGSYTCSCEVGYRLDVGQRKCNDIDECREKLDNCQQNCHNAIGSFTCSCKPGYQLEKDGFSCRALPCKTITAPINGKLSCDGYVTDKSCNFTCNDGFNLIGSSNRTCQSSGTWSNGDTTCSAKMCPSFNGPTHGAVIMPCLERFGSTCLTKCSKGYYMKGSSLNSCVVENGKTSWSPNNASCIAFTPCVPNPCQHRGKCIKEKTSFICDCKKTGYAGKKCDEGIIKILAYSYLTVNQSSMEIIVTAKPDDYISIHPFTANPNDVTFAPEDLYIYSPSTQASFTITPKRLGQLLVQYKIFGKNAKSFRELQPSKVFVTPPQVPGKVVKITKNFLHESCQIVNPITACKRYKAIYFKSTCSWFRGTHGFVTVAGSHADFPLSFVGLHEGTFNNLYKQRWADPKTEMLKFLKSRSIKESCNTCNGIEQNENNMDYLVDNNYFQIIFLQTLSKYMPLWLDIKPGVGQFISVENLKSTFGLGSKIKELPSCVGLPLLARNAYIVYQPTMPLIFQISTIYKQLGQTGKEYCIAVDLCRKVVHVNLPNSASLDFTDNLADVSLQNIRLTVKGFSILKPEKCLEFNLIPMSRNNCVKSGITLRMKGGITTVSAKLRMIGNFYIEHGNFDKIIVTKFDDQIRYAFQGNLTYEMNFPLLNSNLILSGVTTGGEIFGDVGGTESCPLCKNKGLFAYVKGTSSSFKYEDATFRFLPDDEKFLIYLPYNVNGGLVMGISNKRQVNLQLRLLTVTLPSMVAGIKSQIASLLPKDEDILNYYFSSLNKKLKDLHGLLKKRNVIYQNAVSELKVLKDSVVDLKAALNSLQKRIPQGKPVKRYVKNLLLRISQIENIKLKVLTSNINTVDQGSRLSYFGKFCVHKLCLKKADITIFNYISSNCHKCNHRFLKSRKLYIQVKLRSNEQISSTLAMQRNDEMILEIDQNSNNFSGTLKASVKLFGNNYDLKFQIDNSAVKYEIKNVSVGSLDSFSITGMVSIEKATWKNLFASMHGSSYKTSGMTSITEKYLESIATKTFSRMEKLKVHADKLSYKLLKEKKDEEIIRNNLHVSSRSFRLAQKVLSQIQLELHKNQTLIGSYLTNHPELNQFIEKNVEKVCRWKKCQNVCIMMPQCDICQDTIQQNINTLKCKQRKQEIKTSRLVSFESSCSLTRYAFIPVYTGTCPPDPAVQAQQRQQLETSLVAVGTSVGAMIAGPLGAVVGGIIGLIGGLFSSCDKSYEVVTRRYVVQEPCTLTKMEIKTIKRPVSDCFYVTKSVQTGFSVPRECNCKINECAAKITKPSCVTFNLNCEKKRKLFLSSSIHIPKFYTDLFSSIQELQNKLELAQIEAEKQRVDKLFYEHKINITSYQLANLMQRSKFANETLLNIKDILRTDLCLSNQYKNNKRLQDVLKIKEMNFDVGSPKDAIVELRLKVINIKSNAALIIQSIFDLNNERLSVESIGRKILVESLCKKINVRKSRKRRDVGVIKPGRVLDLPFTSWNADINANASAVQKSCLTLRNTLDFLSQTVKSIQAIIEERKSIPSQRLTIIPKSSFSNNVVSLAQKELLNSIEIRVESFFQKRFSFSILEEIEKKMDITTGSFNTCFNFKDCTELAFDTLVNLATIISSPKDSFTRLINTSGILLEETLSSDLSDFKHLQSKTDELSGIISQINTSSLHCADKPFIKPTPDSVKVLAGDYVSLHCDVISALPIRFKWMKQSKILDGETSSLLTFKSSLEEDSAVYSCVVSSMTGEAVSNGILLRVYTIPEIITKPKNNNYFLPPIGGIEPIFLCNASGFPKPTIEWYFKSFRDKEYEILKGENEPLLIVKSSDKKHAGHYYCRAKNEYGKDESEKVRLDILKTVPARQNLVITVSARSMASNIIFSNLVKEIRSTSNLEVGLRYNTLSGKISLNISSDPELTKSEGNYEELLDQTSKSRQDIANAAAVFVTKVFLNQTLISDDGSVLKVDNNSVSYQYKFNICSSGYQLQDNGFLCAQCPIGTYGPLCRPCPRGEFQPHSGMAFCIKCANGEITKDTSSTKKTDCYKRATDIVFVVDSSYNFIRHKKRKAIDFLQHIYSVYKNTSDVKFGLIAYNSWIHILHRLTDQRDQFPVSLKKIGRARNWRYLSHALNAAKAMLATSHSSTKIVIAITGGLLHGSYHDSGSYLARKVSTLMQAMNVSVIAIGMSNNNNIRELRVIASYPKKEYALIASNNTVLIRKCKMVLDKLINKDKVCLGDSIDVSILYEHVMYYNVLKYIKHRKQVFQLLSAIHEDNPGKYNFQFPTRQSRGDFVLYSKSIFQSELRKQDGYSLNRPMDYHRHDLLWRIQSAIRDDLTEDYNSLSKIKVLLVITLNPIPRQVIEKIVPFYKEKIIIVNFAISYTDDMNKDKFIMNKTLEVYRYGFYQVYKFIRLLNEKRKRISVC